Proteins encoded by one window of Propionispora hippei DSM 15287:
- the argJ gene encoding bifunctional glutamate N-acetyltransferase/amino-acid acetyltransferase ArgJ, producing MLKEITGGITAPQGFKAAGIKAGIKKSGKEDVAIIYSTQPAAAAAVFTTNIMAAAPVVVSRKHVAGGKASAFIVNSGCANACTGEQGMTDAVAMADITAEALNVTPEEVLVASTGIIGVTMPMDKVTAGIHSAVKAMSVEGHQQAAQAILTTDTFLKICAYEFELGGKTVRIAGIAKGSGMIHPNMATMLGFVTTDAAISAPALKQALSEAVGVSFNMVTVDGDTSTNDMVGVMANGLAGNPVINDTTGDDYQAFKSALTTLCTTLAKLVARDGEGATKFLEVNVCGAASFDDAKKAAMAIAKSPLVKTAFFGQDPNWGRILCAVGYSEATVVPEKTSLAIGGITIVEKGLGAQYDEQALRTVMADHDIVVQVDLNVGPAKATVWTCDFSYEYVKINGEYHT from the coding sequence ATGTTGAAAGAAATAACCGGAGGCATTACGGCCCCGCAGGGGTTTAAAGCGGCGGGGATTAAAGCAGGTATTAAAAAAAGTGGCAAAGAAGACGTAGCCATTATATACAGCACTCAACCGGCGGCAGCGGCAGCCGTATTCACAACCAATATCATGGCGGCGGCGCCTGTTGTGGTGTCACGCAAGCATGTGGCCGGCGGCAAAGCTTCAGCGTTTATCGTTAATTCGGGTTGCGCCAATGCCTGCACCGGCGAGCAGGGCATGACCGATGCTGTGGCTATGGCTGACATTACCGCGGAGGCTCTTAACGTTACACCGGAGGAAGTGTTGGTGGCTTCCACCGGGATCATCGGCGTGACCATGCCGATGGACAAAGTAACGGCCGGGATTCACTCTGCCGTCAAGGCCATGTCGGTCGAAGGACATCAACAGGCGGCTCAGGCCATTCTGACCACCGATACGTTTTTGAAAATTTGCGCCTATGAGTTCGAACTGGGCGGTAAGACCGTTCGTATCGCCGGTATTGCCAAAGGCTCCGGCATGATTCATCCCAATATGGCCACCATGCTGGGTTTTGTTACCACCGATGCCGCCATTAGTGCACCGGCATTGAAGCAGGCACTGAGCGAGGCGGTCGGGGTATCGTTCAACATGGTGACGGTAGACGGTGATACCAGTACCAATGATATGGTCGGTGTTATGGCTAACGGTCTGGCGGGAAATCCGGTGATAAACGATACGACAGGCGACGACTATCAAGCTTTTAAAAGCGCTCTTACCACCCTCTGCACCACGCTGGCCAAACTGGTGGCCCGTGACGGCGAAGGGGCCACCAAATTCCTGGAGGTGAATGTTTGCGGTGCCGCTTCCTTCGACGACGCCAAAAAGGCGGCCATGGCCATAGCCAAATCGCCGCTGGTCAAAACGGCCTTCTTTGGCCAGGACCCTAATTGGGGACGGATTCTTTGCGCCGTAGGCTATTCGGAAGCGACGGTAGTACCGGAAAAAACCTCGCTGGCTATCGGCGGAATTACCATTGTGGAAAAAGGCCTGGGTGCCCAGTATGACGAACAGGCGTTGCGGACAGTGATGGC